The stretch of DNA aactttttttcctctcagtattGTATGCATCTGTGGATATGAAAActtttaatttagtttaaaagCCCCAAAGTTGGTTTTTTAACATCCCGTAACTTAAAGTGGTTGTTGCAACTCTGCAACAGGCTTTAAGAGATAGCTGTCTTTTAATGGTTCCCCATAAATTGTTTCTGCCCTCCAAACTGATGAACAGACAGCCTTTAAGACATAAGATGTTGACTTATTTGTGGGCTGCTGATCCATGCTTTCTGGGAAGGATTTgtgactgcttttcttttgtaatctgtttttgggggtgggaggaaacCTTAAGACAGTTATTTGGAAAAAGCCAAGCACTTTGGTCCAGATGCTTTGTCTAGTGCTGTCACTTTGGAGATGGACACAGACTGGAATATGGGCTTCTACACTGTTTCTTTGCCATGTTAAATGGACAGATAGAACAGGGGACAAAACCTGCTCGTTCAGAGACTATGGATAGGATGccaggaaaatgtggctggatAAGTACACTGGAGGGCTTGTGAGAATCGCAGGAGAACTGAAACACTTCAGAATCATACTATCTTGTAATCAAGAGAGAATGGGAAATAAGGGAATAGGAAATTACATGTATGGTCTAATCCTAAAGCCAGGATCATTCATGCTGCaacttcagaaactgaaatgaacagaaatgaCCTGAGGAGTCCTCCTGTTATTAATGAGGCTACTGTTTATTGCAATAGCCAGCTCAAGAAAGGGTATCCTTACAGTACAAAATGTGGAAAGCAGGTACTTCCAAAAGTGACCCTTTCCCAGGATTCAAAGGAAAATTGAAacctattattttcttttaggcAAGAACAGATGGCTTTCCCAATGGAAGCGAGCAGTTTACTGAGGAAAGTTGTCCGCCTGGAATTCTAGAATATCTtgctgcagagaaacagaaggaGCTGTCAGTTTTGCTGCTGGAACTAAAAGAAGCCCAAGAAGAAATAACTTTTCTGAAAAGGCAGCTAAAGGGCCCAAATGGCCAAACTTCTACAGGTAACCAAACAGGAGAAGCAGCTAACCAGCTGGAAGATAATTCCCAGATATGGTTTCTTGAGAGGGAAGAGCAAAAGGCTTCGGATACACAAAATGAATTGGGCAGTAGCTCATTACTGAGAGAAATAGAAATGCAGCAAATTGGTGTGCTTCAGGAAAACAGAATCAGTCTTCGGGAAGTGCCCCAGGGGATCACTGTCCCCTGCAGAGGGGAGATGGAGGCAATGCGGGAAGTCTCTACAGCAGATCCAGAGCCTGGCACCTCTGAATCTCAAGAACTGATAAAGTTAAAAAACCAAATTATAGAACTGCAAATAATTCTGCAGAAATCAGAAGAATCCTATAAGAAAGATCTAGGAGAAAAAGGTGCAGAAATAAATAGGCTAAACCAGTTGGCtgaggaatacagaaaaaaaatagaggattCTGACAGTGCATTTTGTGTTTTGACTGAAGAACGCAATCAGCTCCTGTGTCAGGTGAAGGAACTTTCTACCATAACAGAACTGAAAGAGCAAGTGAAGCAACTTGAGGAAAATTTAgctctttcagaaaagcagagacTGTCAGACAGTGAAAGCAGTCTTCTGAGAGAACAAATCCAGAgccttaaaaatgaatttaaatccAAGGAGATAAAAATTGAAGCTTTGCAAAAAGACTTGGATGAAGCACAATTTCAGCTTTCTGACCAGGACATGCAACTAAAAGATCTGAGAAGCCAAATCAAGAAGAAGGAATGTGAAGTACTTGATCTGGAACAACTCTTGAGGAAGAACACAGCTGAGATAGAAGAGCTTTCCCAAAACTTAGCCTCAAAGGGACGCGAAGCAGCAAGCCTAGAACAGCTTGTTGCTGAACACACCAGGTCTATAGAGAGCCTGCAACAAACCTTACTGGAGAAAGACCAACAGATGACAGAGATCAGTGTCAGCATGTCTGAGAAAATGGTCCTGCTGAATGAAGAGAAATTTTCTCTAGGAAATGAGCTGAAGAGTCTTAAAGAGCAAACAAGTCTATTATTAAAAGCCCAGgaagaaaaagaccaaaacatTGAAGCAAAACATATATACCTGAAATGTGAGGCATCTGAGCAGCAGTATGAGACAGATGCAGCACATAAAGAAAGTGAGGTATTAGTAAATAAACTTGaacttctgaaaaaagaaaacgaGCAAGTAAAGCGGAAGCTGCAAGCAGCACTTGTTAACAGGAAGGAGCTTCTGAAGAAGGTTAGCAAATTGGAGAATGAATTAGTACAATTGAGAAGAGAACATGAATCAGAAGCCTCAGTGGCTCAAGAagctgaaggggaagaaaatatgaCAAGCGTGATAAGCAGACAAGTGAAACTTGAAAGCCAGCCCAGTGAGGAGTATCTAATACAactgctttctgaaaaggaatCTGAGTTGCAGAGCATCCGGAAGGACCTGCTGGATAAAGAAACTACTGAAGCACAATTGCAGGCAGTGATTGAGGAAATGAGGCGAAGTTTGCAAGGTAAGACAAACATTGTTTCGATTAGAGAGGAAATCATGGAGAGTCAGCCAACTGCTGACAAAGTAACTGAAACCAATAAAAGCCCAAAAGATTacgaagaaaaggaaaaaaatagttcagCAGCTACAGATCTCGAAGAAAACCAAAAGTCTGCTCTGAAAGAGAGGATTTCAGCTCttgaacaagaaaaagaacaacttcaaaaaaaacTTCAGGAAGCCCTGTTATCTCGCAAAGACACTATAAAAAAGGCTCAAGAAAAAGACAGGCATCACAGAGAACagctgaaacagcagaaagatgATTACAACATCCTACAAGAACAATTTGataagcaaagcaaagagaaGGAGAGCATCCAAGCTCAGCTCAGGCAGCTCCAAGAACAGAAAGGATCAACGGAGACTGTTCTTGGGAATCAAGGTGGGTTGGATTCTTCATGCATGGAAGcagaaaatacaacaaataacAAGCTTGTACAAGTTGCAGATGTTTCTGGGGAAGAGTTTgagaaaaaacttgaaaaattgcAGATGGAGAAAGAGGAATTGGAATATAATGTTAGCCATATGCAAAGTGAACTTGCTTGCAAATCAGAATTAGTCTTTCATTTGCAAGAACACATAGCACGGCTGTTTCTGGAGATAGAAGGGCTGAAGAGAACCTCTGACCAAGCTGAAGCTAAGGCAGCAAGTCTTCAGACAGAATTGGAGGAGAGTCGAGCAAAAATTTCTAGAGAGGGCAGTCTGGAAGACCTGAAAACACTTATGCACCAAAAGGATGAAGAAATGGAGTTTCTTAACTTGCAGTTAAGGGAGAAAAGTGAAGCTCTCAATAATGTGCAGGCACAGTTGCTGGAAAAAGAGAATTCAGTCAAGAGACTATGTAGTCAGTTGGAAACTCAAGCTCAGGTACATGAGGAACAAAGCAAGCGACTGCAAACGGAGTTGCTTGAAATTCAGGAGAAGCAAGATGATGGTGCAGAAGCAGCTAAACAGAAGAATCAAATGCAGAGAAAGTTGCAAGCTGCACTTATCTCTAGAAAAGAGGCACTAAAGGAGAGCAAATCTCTAAAAGAGGAGCTGGCTAATGCTAAAACTACTATTGAAGACCTTTGTGTCAAGTTGACAAATACGGAAAGCCAAATATGTGGCCATGTTAAAGAAACAGATACTTTAACAGAAAAGTTAGCAGGCCTCACTGAAGAGCGAGAAAAACTTATTGCAGAAGTCGATAAAGTACTTACAGAAAATCAGAATCTTGATGGATGCTGTAAAAACCTGACATTTACTCTAGATAGGGTTGTTCTAGagaaggagaagctggagaaggagatcGAATCCTTGAAATGCTTTCAAGCTGCTGAGAGTTCTGAGTGGCATGAGAAATACAGGGAGCTTCAGAAAGAATATGAAACTCTCCTGCAGTCATATGAGAATGTGAGTAATGAGGCTGAGCGGATTCAGCGTGTTTTGGAAACTGTTaggcaggaaaagcaggaaattttcattaagctgaaaaatgttgaagcaaaaaaagaggaaatagataAGCAGCTACAGGAAGCTGGACAGGAAATTGATGgaatgaaggagaaaatgaggaaatttGCAAAATCAAAGCAACAAAAGATCCTGGAACTAGAGGAGGAGAATGAGAAGCTTAGAGCAGAGATGCGTTTTACAGATGGAGAGCTGCACAGGACTGAAGATGTCTTTACAAATACTAGCCTGAAAGAAGATCTGGAGAGCTCTAGAAGGGATTACCAGTCTCTTTCTACTCAGCTTGAGACAGTAATGGCTGAAAAGGAGTCTCTTAATCAAGAGATCACAGACTTAAAGTGTCATTTGCAGTTAACAGAATCTAAGCTtaaggaaagcagagaactgGTAGACAAGTATGTTGCTCAGAAGACAACAGGGGAAGAAACAAATCAGGCAGTTGCCACACCACCACCAATGGAGAGGCCTGAAAACCAAGCGGACATAAGTTTTAGACCAGAGTCTCCTACTGCAGAGCTGgaacaaaaagcatttaaaggTAGTAGCCCTTGTGAAGATCTTGGTACCTACATACAGCAGATAGCTGAGCTCACAAAGCGAATCACAGAACTAGAAAGTAATAGGAGGGCTTCAGAGCAACAGCTGGGTGACATCCGCATGTGTGTTGAGACTTTAGCAGGTGAGAAAAGGGCTTTAGAGACCCAAATGGAAGAGAAAGTCCATGAATTGAATGCTCTTCAGGACACGGTAGCAAAGATGGAACAAACAGTCCAAAAAACCAAAGATGACCTTGTCAGGATGACAGAACTGAAGGACACACTAGAGGCTGAGAAGGATGATTTGGAAGAAAGGCTCATGAATCAGCTGGCAGAACTTAATGGGAGTATTGGAAACTATCAGCAAGATGCAACAGACTTCCAGATCAAAAATGAGCAACTAAAACATGAGCTTCAGAGTTTGCAGAGAATGGTGCATGAACTTGAGGAGGAGAAATGTCAGATGGCAAAGGTGAAAAGTAAAGAAagttcagaaaagcaaaaggagtTTGTAGAAAAGCTAAAATGTAGTTGGAGGGCAGACAGCAGCACACATGTAAAGGAGCTTCAGGAACTGCTGAAACAGAAACAGCAGGAGATTAAGCAGCTGCAGAAGGACTGTATTAAAAGCCAGGAAAAGAACAGTAGTTTAGAAAGAACTGTTAAAGCTCTGGAATTTCTGCAGAGTGAGTCTCAGAAAGAGGTAGATGCAGCCAAAGAGACTTTAGCTAAAGCAGTTGAAGACACCAAGAAAGCCCAAGCAGAGCTTGCTCTCTGCAGAGTAGTATTGGATGACACCCAGAGTGAGGCAGCAAGGGTTCTAGCAGAGAGTGTCAAAGTGAAAGAAGAGTTGCAGGCAAACAAAGAGaatattaaaattcaaatgaagaaaaaagatgaggACTTTGAGAGAAGACTGGAACAGGAAAAAGATAAGCactcaaaggaaattaaaaacctgGAAGAAAAGCTGGCAACTTTGCAGGGGGAGAAAGACCGTATGGAAACAGCTGTTGGCAATCTTCAAGACTCATTGAAGACAAAGGATCAAGAAGCTGAGCAATTGGAAGGCAGCCTAAACAAAACACTAGCCCAGCTTGCAGCCTTCACCAGGAGCATGTCTTCCCTTCAGGATGACAGGGATAGAGTGATAGGTGAATCAAAAACATGGGAGAAGAAATTCACTGAAACTattcaaaagaaggaagaagaaatacgTTCAAAAGAGGAAACTTGTGTTGTGCTAAAGGACCAGATGAAGCACATGACCATACGTGTGGAAGAACTTCAGACTCATATATCCAGGTAAAGAAGGTGATAATGACTCAGCTGGTATTCTTGTATTTCCTTTTGACAAGGCAGCAGCCAGAGGTGAGGTAGGATTCCCCTTTCCTTTTGCGGTATACCAGAAAGAAAGAATTGTGAGTATGTAAATATGCTAAATGTGACATGTGGTTGGAAAAACTAATGAATGCCTAAGATGGAGAGCAGCATTAGTCTTCCTAATAAAGCCATAAACATAAGGCTCATCTCCTGGTTTGCTTATGTTTGGATAGAAAAGAGGTTTGGAGTTATGTTGCTGGGAGTTACTATGTACTTGTTGTCTGCACAAGGAGATTAACACTGTAAAATATTCCTTCTCATCATTAGAGTACTCGtgttaaatctgttttctgtgacAAGCAGTAGCCGTCTGAGTACTATCTACAGTCTTTATTAATCTGCAATTTGAAATAGATTTCTTTGCATAGAGTTGTTGCATTCAGAGATTAAACTTGGCAGGCCAAGAGAACGTTGGGATACATAATTCCAATTTAATTCAAAATAGATTTTGATGGAAAGATGAAGATATGGAAACATACCAAAATGTAGATCTGGGAATTTCCAAAACCAAACTGTTCTTACGTgagtaaaaaataatgtttgtgaTCCAGCATGCAAAGATATAGCATTTTGAACATGAAATGAACATCAAGCATACGAGAACAGTGATTTcactgatttgtttgtttgtttgttttgttagcTACAAAGGGTGAgagaaggaattattttaatgaaaaggagGTGACAACATTCAATGCTTAACCTCCTCCATTTTTTCAATATTGACATAAAGATTTATCTCATTggacaacttttaaaaaatattcccccagcaccacccccTTCAGACAGTAGTGCAGTCAGAACTTTAAAAGATGCCTTGAATTTTAAATTGAGGGAAAACTAATCATCTGGATATTTCTAGCTTGCTTTCTTAAAGTAAAACTAATTTTGTGGCTTTTCTAAATTAGTATAATCAATGAAAACTGTTACTGTGGTTTTGGATACTGTGATACTTCATTGATTTGTGACtgactttctcttctctgttttcagGCTGGAACGCAACAAGAAAGACTGGGAGTCCGAATCCAGGAAGGAGATTCAGCATCATCAAAAGACATGTGAAAtgttgcaagaggaaaaaaaggagcttcTGACGCAGCTTGAAGGGTCTCAGAAGCTGTACAGCAAGTCTCAAAATGAACAGCAGAAACTGGAGTCAGAAATCAGCAGCCTGAGAGACCAGCTTGCTGACTTACAGAATTCCTTCACCAAATGTGAAATGGTCAGAGAAAAGCTGGGGAGTGTGGTCAAACAACAAGAGACCACTATCCAGAATTTTAAATTCAGCTATGAACAGCTTGAGGCTGATCTGCAAGCTTCCAAGGACCTAACAAATAAGCTGCATGAAGAAACTAGTGCCAAGGATCAAAAGATCATTTGTTTGTTGTCTGCCAAGGAAGAAGCAGTTATGGCTGCTCTATCTGAACTACAGCAGCAACATTCTGAAGAGATGAAAGAGTTGGAGCATAGGCTAAGTAaggaggaagaagataaaaaagcCTTGGAAAATGAGAAGAACAAATTTCTTGACAAACTTGATCATCTTACTGAAAAGATGAAGATAAGCAGAGAAGAAAGTAAGCAGCAGAAGGCACAGCTGGACTCCTTCACCAAGTCCATGTCATCTTTGCAAGATGACAGAGACCGCATACTGAGAGACTACAAGCAACTTGAGGAACGTCATCTTGTTATAATCTTGGAAAAAGACCAGTTAATTCAAGaggctgctgctgaaaacaaTAAGCTCAAGGAAGAAATCAGGAGTTTTCATAGTCAGATGGATGACCTCAAC from Harpia harpyja isolate bHarHar1 chromosome 6, bHarHar1 primary haplotype, whole genome shotgun sequence encodes:
- the GOLGB1 gene encoding golgin subfamily B member 1 isoform X3, which translates into the protein MLSRLSGLASTVLQELSGDDGDAVTESSIANNQNTSEGHRDEAEALKEQLREREETVQDLKEQLALAKVNLKDAEIKYATQLSSLQEVIQEKEALLEEQVHQHQAELHKIVAQSDLEVEMQQNLRTLQRKLEEQEAALLGRTEVVELLQQELRTAEQQNQILLDQCQKMEVDLSSLRDVLDAERRESQDLREKVELELAERKLSSHRFQEEVQCLLEQLEEARRAQDELEVKYKDLEQKQRLEVEEKNLQIHCLKVAEQELQSSHAALVAENDQLKQDVDQLLVLSAENSATIQKLQDELVQKCEEFACYQNELKSQSVVQVSELKKQDGTNSQEKIIDQEDRNGTSLLPTENLERQKTEEIPHLQLVLQEPQQEAVVVAENVKQNKNVGPEVKLQDLQTLEAPASYVDCSSTGVSGKLVNSEVQKPFDDTLVLPEARTDGFPNGSEQFTEESCPPGILEYLAAEKQKELSVLLLELKEAQEEITFLKRQLKGPNGQTSTGNQTGEAANQLEDNSQIWFLEREEQKASDTQNELGSSSLLREIEMQQIGVLQENRISLREVPQGITVPCRGEMEAMREVSTADPEPGTSESQELIKLKNQIIELQIILQKSEESYKKDLGEKGAEINRLNQLAEEYRKKIEDSDSAFCVLTEERNQLLCQVKELSTITELKEQVKQLEENLALSEKQRLSDSESSLLREQIQSLKNEFKSKEIKIEALQKDLDEAQFQLSDQDMQLKDLRSQIKKKECEVLDLEQLLRKNTAEIEELSQNLASKGREAASLEQLVAEHTRSIESLQQTLLEKDQQMTEISVSMSEKMVLLNEEKFSLGNELKSLKEQTSLLLKAQEEKDQNIEAKHIYLKCEASEQQYETDAAHKESEVLVNKLELLKKENEQVKRKLQAALVNRKELLKKVSKLENELVQLRREHESEASVAQEAEGEENMTSVISRQVKLESQPSEEYLIQLLSEKESELQSIRKDLLDKETTEAQLQAVIEEMRRSLQGKTNIVSIREEIMESQPTADKVTETNKSPKDYEEKEKNSSAATDLEENQKSALKERISALEQEKEQLQKKLQEALLSRKDTIKKAQEKDRHHREQLKQQKDDYNILQEQFDKQSKEKESIQAQLRQLQEQKGSTETVLGNQGGLDSSCMEAENTTNNKLVQVADVSGEEFEKKLEKLQMEKEELEYNVSHMQSELACKSELVFHLQEHIARLFLEIEGLKRTSDQAEAKAASLQTELEESRAKISREGSLEDLKTLMHQKDEEMEFLNLQLREKSEALNNVQAQLLEKENSVKRLCSQLETQAQVHEEQSKRLQTELLEIQEKQDDGAEAAKQKNQMQRKLQAALISRKEALKESKSLKEELANAKTTIEDLCVKLTNTESQICGHVKETDTLTEKLAGLTEEREKLIAEVDKVLTENQNLDGCCKNLTFTLDRVVLEKEKLEKEIESLKCFQAAESSEWHEKYRELQKEYETLLQSYENVSNEAERIQRVLETVRQEKQEIFIKLKNVEAKKEEIDKQLQEAGQEIDGMKEKMRKFAKSKQQKILELEEENEKLRAEMRFTDGELHRTEDVFTNTSLKEDLESSRRDYQSLSTQLETVMAEKESLNQEITDLKCHLQLTESKLKESRELVDKYVAQKTTGEETNQAVATPPPMERPENQADISFRPESPTAELEQKAFKGSSPCEDLGTYIQQIAELTKRITELESNRRASEQQLGDIRMCVETLAGEKRALETQMEEKVHELNALQDTVAKMEQTVQKTKDDLVRMTELKDTLEAEKDDLEERLMNQLAELNGSIGNYQQDATDFQIKNEQLKHELQSLQRMVHELEEEKCQMAKVKSKESSEKQKEFVEKLKCSWRADSSTHVKELQELLKQKQQEIKQLQKDCIKSQEKNSSLERTVKALEFLQSESQKEVDAAKETLAKAVEDTKKAQAELALCRVVLDDTQSEAARVLAESVKVKEELQANKENIKIQMKKKDEDFERRLEQEKDKHSKEIKNLEEKLATLQGEKDRMETAVGNLQDSLKTKDQEAEQLEGSLNKTLAQLAAFTRSMSSLQDDRDRVIGESKTWEKKFTETIQKKEEEIRSKEETCVVLKDQMKHMTIRVEELQTHISRLERNKKDWESESRKEIQHHQKTCEMLQEEKKELLTQLEGSQKLYSKSQNEQQKLESEISSLRDQLADLQNSFTKCEMVREKLGSVVKQQETTIQNFKFSYEQLEADLQASKDLTNKLHEETSAKDQKIICLLSAKEEAVMAALSELQQQHSEEMKELEHRLSKEEEDKKALENEKNKFLDKLDHLTEKMKISREESKQQKAQLDSFTKSMSSLQDDRDRILRDYKQLEERHLVIILEKDQLIQEAAAENNKLKEEIRSFHSQMDDLNSENAKLNAELVRYREDLNQVISIKDSQQKQLLKTQLQQIQTLEKEKAIIETQLKESKHTQDDLRKCMEALREDKVSMSQEIETLTSSLSRVQSEMTALCDGGPIMECQAQLRAREEEAQELSHKLSLSQERITELEGELVCVQRDAAKRVGEAEDRLRKELKHLHHDAGIMRNETETAEERVAELARDLMEMEQKFLAVTDENKDLRAQIQSFGKSMSSLQDSRDQANEELHVLKQKYSADLEEQKSLVQNLQKQMVQLQEEQHSTARDRDTVRSELTELQKATDERGLLAQIEKLNQKLRAKDDELLHLSSELEGSSNQVKSFSKAMASLQNERDHLLNELGKTRKVEEVKQQAEGSTSTIPSEVQSLKKALSSLQNDRDRVVRELKNLQQQYILVGVESAENSRLKEQLQEYRQDADKQHRLQEQLKQESIFYQEELQQLRQEKTTWEKQNSSIKEQYLMVIAEKDKQLSHLQRIMQETRLPLSKSQIVEEQYQMKISSEVLRGDFSSLETETKHLQDQLRDSLKELHQKELRIQQLNSKLSQVFEEKNALSLQLRGNSRNICESHQHYNEVLNRCLVLERQLQELQSADKGMELFATDAAPGAPQEKNEPQRGSYTPELQELQLRLSETEHLHSSTKQDLRYLEEQLEEERDRRLAVEETLSAAQDQIRRLQSSEWTSSLSASIDMTPGHEHSLLIDSVDNNFIKTRNILGLRRLLRSVFRSRTHLPLLVAMYLLALHVLLFLCFTGHL